Part of the Cyprinus carpio isolate SPL01 chromosome A1, ASM1834038v1, whole genome shotgun sequence genome is shown below.
ttagtacTTGCATAGAAAATGAATTAACCCagaaaggttaataaatgctctaaaacttgttttcattgttagtttatgaaaatgaactaatgtaaaaaaaaaaaaaaaaaaaaaaaaaaaaaaaattactggttgAAAATAGAGGAAAAAGTGATCAATTAGAGATCACAGTAACTGGGCTGAATTTCACCAGGTAACAAACTAGGAGGACTCAAACATACCTAAACTATGCTACATCCACACAGATTAGGACAAGTGCATTTAATAACAGGCATGACTCTCAAAATGTCCTGTTTAGCTGCTGCATGAATGAATAACTGATGTCAAGTTCCTTTTGTGTGCTCACAATAGCCGTATCGCATCACCTGTAACCATAGCGACAGTGACCTCAAGTAAATATAATAACGCCGGAAAGGCTCATCACAATTGAGACAATGATATTCAATAAACAAGCCCAATTAAGGCGCAAATTCATCTGTGAAATCAGATTAACTAATGGCAGCTGCAAGCACAGTGCAAAACTGATGGAAGCTCTGCTGGAAAACAGCAGCACGAGCTGAAATCTTCAAATAAGGTGTAACAGACAACAGGCCCGTCCTGAAAATGGAAGGAAGTCATTTCAGTTAGAAACTGCTTTTTCACTCTTATTAATAATTCAACTATATGCAACCATATTAGCACTCTAACGCATTCTACGGATGTGTCTCTTCTCTTCAAGTCCAACACAAACATGGCACTCTCTGAAATGATTTGTGGTTTTATTTCTCAGTAATTGATCTCCTCCATTCAGCATTGTTGCACCGGTGGAGCTTTCTGCTCTCCTGCAGCTCTGAAGACAACTGAATAGCCTACAGTCCTCTATCCTCTGAGCGTGAATCATATACAGTGTGCAATGCACCTCTCTGTACACGGCACAAATGATATGAAACAATTAGAGCAATAAAACAGACAAACGAATGGGCTGAAAGCCACTTACAGTGCAGAGGAGGCTCCTCTTACAGCGCTaaatgtgcatttacaaaaaaatacaatcaaaaggAGGCTGTCATTCTCGTCTTGACTCACTGAGGTTAAACGATAACATACAGCAAATTACAGATAAGCATCTCAGATATGCAAACATAAAAGCCCAAATGAACTTCATAGCTAAGAGCTGATGATAAGCGGAAAGTCTTAATGGCAGAATAATGACGGCTAATGTCACTAATGGGTCTCTGTTTCCTGTAACCCAGCCCTCTTGATATCACCGGACCTTAAGACATGGATTAGAGCTCATATTGATATCAACATATTACTAATgagttttaactttaataatgGCCGCTACCACACATTTTGATTTTAGAAATGCTGAGTGTGTTTCTGTAAATAACAAACCGTTCATAATATGACAGCCAGCATAATATAGATTTAGATTTATACTATGCAAATATGCAAGAAAAAAGTATAATCTGTAATAGTGACAAATATAAATGGctggtaaattatttaaaattaatgattgtattaagtaaatatagttaataataaattatttttataaataataatgaatgagttataaataaataatcaaacccTAAGGTGGTGGAGAATACATTTTCAGAGTCTGTTTTTCCGCTTACACTGCAGTTATAACtttccataaatattaatatatgcttCCCACTGATTGCCGATGTAGTTTCAGGAAACTGAACTGAAAGCAAACCTACTTCACAGCTGTGCAATTACAGAATATTACTCAAACCTCTGAACATCTGTCAGTcgtcaaaaaataatttaacagtaCCATACTATAGTTTGAattaaaaatgtgctaaatacAATTTAGGCAGCAacatttctcttcttttttttttgcactttgcaTTTTTTCCACACAAGAGCCCAGTTTGCATTATCCTGAATATCTAGTATCTACGCAGCTCTTATGTGGCAGGTGTGCAGCAGATTATTCAAAACCTCTGTTAATCATTGAGAATAAACAATTAATCAACTACACAACTAGTAAGAAATCTTCGTGGACTCTGAATGAGATACATGAGTTACATTCAAGAGTTTGCAAGAGTTACTTATGCAATACTTGGCTGGCAGGTACTTTATATCTAATGCAGCTGATATGAACTATTTGCTaaaagatcataaaaaaaaaacaatctaataaaaaaaacacttcgcATCATTTAGATACTATTGcacttttattagtattttgaattagtttatatttctgttttcattttagttaaagttttagtaattctgttgtttgtgtatatatagttctattaatttttattctgttttagtttgatattttagtacatcaagttaaacttattttaaatattttatttaatttttttttaagtttttagtttcagttttctcTTAAAATAGTCTTAATATTTCGTCTCAAGCTGTCTCCACTTTAACGAGGCTTATAGAGGTTTTAAACTGCaccagcaataaataaaaataaataaatgaaataaaaccttGTTTCCTTACATGCATCTTTCAAAAAACACCCAACATGTCACAACTCCTGCCAATGTGAAACAAAACTTTTTCGGGACATGTCTGCACATATTCATAGGTGTGTGCAATTATACTCTTTGTATACAGACCGAGTACCTACATTTCCCATGAGACTGTCTATAGAAATCATCATCAAAACTCTCAGGCACACACACGTCCCTGATTTTATTAGGCAAGGGCTTGGAAAAATCAAGCATCAGAGCtgaacagtgaaaaaaaataactcttttgTGCTTTCAATACACTGCATATGAAGCTCCACCCTTATATTTCAAAGAATTGAACCCTTATTTCTCCAGTTGAGTTCTCACCTCTCCGGGGCGGCCGAGCTCTAACTCCACCAGGGCCACAGGACTGTTGGAAACCTGCCCCCTGCTGGCCGATGTGTGCAGGTCCACCCTCCACTTCAGGCCCTTGAGGCCGGGCTCCCAGCGACTCTGAGCCAGCAGACTCTCTCGTACCCGTGTGCGGTGGGCCTTCCAGAAGCGCGCCAGAGCGGCCGCCTGCTCCGGAGTCACGCCGCTGCCGCCCTGCTTACGTGTCTGTGCCGTGAGGAACGCTTCCAGCTGCGCCTGATCCATGTCCGCTGACGCGATGGACTGACGGACAGACAGAAACACGAGGTCAAGACGGGAGGAACTGGATTACACTGCAGCACACCTTtcaatacttgaaataaaatcaacttcTTACAAGAGAAATAGCAATTTTTTTacttagttgccaaggcaaaatttctcatCTTCATTTAGattaacttgtactaaaataacttaaatttaaactgtaaaaaaattaaaacctatttaataattttattaaaaaaaaaaaattaaaaatgacaaagacacaacaaaatgactaaaactaaaattacaatgaaaacataaaaaataaatactaattcaaaatattaataaaatagtatcCCAGTGACACTAAAATGAGACTATACTGTTGTATTCTTATATAACTTGCAAACTCTTAAGTTTATGGTGAATCTTATTATTTTACTTGTTAAAGTCcacatatataaaatcaaaaggaCTAATTTATGGCTTAATTCTTTGTCTATTGACTGTTTTCTGTGTGCTTATATGTTTACATGTACtgataataaacaaatgt
Proteins encoded:
- the LOC109052076 gene encoding COMM domain-containing protein 1-like is translated as MADADSQRCVSALLNGITQRLYYGNTEITEEFLKNELYAEMTQDEFRALHDKMRSLLKSIASADMDQAQLEAFLTAQTRKQGGSGVTPEQAAALARFWKAHRTRVRESLLAQSRWEPGLKGLKWRVDLHTSASRGQVSNSPVALVELELGRPGESSEFVSLEFDEEKVNLVLKKMAELQESIDSVVHHS